One Rhizoctonia solani chromosome 3, complete sequence genomic region harbors:
- a CDS encoding RNA recognition motif protein, with protein sequence MAEIAQPPVIPGQTFVPPSGPPNPMEIDGVVAQAPAPAPPAIVPETGLPVDASETLYIQNLNEKVKIEQMKSTLRSLFKGYGKILDVVAHGNLRMRGQAFVSFESKEVAAKALKEVKNFPLYAKPMQISFAKSRSDAVVKELDPEHFDQHHSTRVAAKRRKRWDNPHQRKRKAKRAAAADATNSAAAATAPRRPVVQMPDEYLPPNKILFLQNLPTDVRQEQLLALFGQYPGLSEVRMIPTKKDIAFVEFVDEATSTVAKEALHNYKLDGENKIKITFARK encoded by the exons ATGGCTGAAATCGCACAACCTCCCGTAATACCAGGGCAGACATTTGTTCCTCCTAGTGGGCCGCCAAATCCGATGGAGATAGACGGAGTAGTGGCCCAAGCGCCAGCACCGGCGCCGCCTGCAATTGTTCCAGAAACAGGGTTACCAGTCGATGCGTCTGAGACATTATATATCCAGAATCTCAACGAGAAAGTCAAGATTGAAC AGATGAAATCGACGTTACGGTCACTTTTCAAGGGGTACGGCAAAATACTAGACGTTGTTGCGCACGGGAATCTACGAATGCGAGGCCAAGCGTTTGTATCATTCGAATCGAAAGAGGTCGCAGCAAAGGCGCTAAAAGAGGTCAAGAATTTCCCATTATACGCGAAACCCATG CAAATATCATTCGCAAAATCTCGATCAGATGCAGTGGTCAAAGAACTAGACCCAGAGCACTTTGATCAACATCACAGTACACGGGTAGCGGCGAAAC GTCGTAAACGATGGGACAATCCCCACCAGAGGAAACGCAAGGCAAAGCGAGCGGCCGCGGCAGACG CCACCAACtcggcagcagcagcaacagctcCTCGTCGGCCAGTTGTACAAATGCCGGACGAGTACTTACCGCCCAACAAGATTCTCTTCTTGCAAAACCTCCCAACAGACGTGCGCCAAGAACAGCTGCTTGCACTCTTTGGGCAGTACCCTGGTTTGTCCGAAGTTCGTATGATCCCTACCAAGAAGGACATTGCGTTCGTGGAATTTGTCGACGAAGCAACCTCGACGGTGGCCAAGGAGGCGCTTCACAACTACAAATTGGACGGGGAGAACAAGATCAAG ATCACGTTCGCAAGGAAATGA